A part of Clostridium novyi genomic DNA contains:
- the pta gene encoding phosphate acetyltransferase — protein sequence MGFMDEMKELAKKDLKTIVLPEGEEERNLIAAGKINDNSLANLVLIGNEEKIKAKAKELNSNIEGLKIVDPETYEKTEEYAKELYEIRKNKGMTLEKASVIIKDPLYFSTVMLKLGHVDGMVSGAIHTTGDLLRPGLQIVKTKPGIRAVSGVVMLEVPNCEYGKNGLVLVADAAVNPNPNAEELASIAIATAETAKNLCGMDPKVAMLSFSTKGSAEHELVDKVRKATEIAKEQRPDLDIDGELQLDAAIVESVANLKAPGSNVAGKANVLVLPDLQCGNIAYKLIQRFAKAEATGPICQGFAKPINDLSRGCSADDIVNVVVITAIQAQN from the coding sequence ATGGGATTTATGGATGAAATGAAGGAATTAGCGAAAAAGGATTTAAAAACTATTGTCTTACCAGAAGGGGAAGAAGAAAGAAATCTCATTGCAGCAGGAAAGATTAATGACAATTCATTAGCAAATTTAGTTTTAATAGGAAATGAGGAAAAAATAAAAGCTAAAGCTAAAGAATTAAATTCAAATATTGAAGGATTAAAAATAGTTGATCCTGAAACATACGAAAAAACTGAAGAGTATGCTAAGGAATTATATGAAATAAGAAAGAATAAAGGAATGACTTTAGAAAAAGCATCAGTGATAATAAAAGATCCACTATACTTTTCAACTGTTATGCTTAAATTAGGTCATGTAGATGGAATGGTATCAGGTGCAATACATACAACAGGTGATTTATTAAGACCAGGACTTCAAATAGTAAAAACAAAACCAGGAATAAGAGCAGTTTCTGGAGTAGTTATGCTTGAAGTACCAAATTGTGAATATGGAAAAAATGGATTAGTATTAGTAGCAGATGCTGCAGTTAATCCAAATCCAAATGCAGAAGAATTAGCATCAATAGCTATTGCAACTGCTGAAACAGCTAAAAATTTATGTGGTATGGATCCAAAAGTTGCTATGCTTTCATTTTCTACAAAGGGAAGTGCTGAACATGAACTTGTAGATAAAGTAAGAAAAGCTACTGAAATTGCAAAAGAGCAAAGACCAGACCTTGATATAGATGGAGAATTACAATTAGATGCGGCTATAGTTGAAAGTGTTGCAAATTTAAAGGCTCCAGGAAGTAATGTTGCAGGAAAAGCAAATGTGTTAGTGTTACCAGATTTACAATGTGGAAATATTGCATATAAGTTAATTCAAAGATTTGCAAAAGCAGAAGCTACAGGTCCAATATGCCAAGGATTTGCAAAACCTATAAATGACTTATCAAGAGGATGTAGTGCTGATGATATTGTAAATGTTGTTGTTATTACAGCAATACAAGCTCAAAACTAG
- the rnc gene encoding ribonuclease III has translation MKKNRESILNEVENKLNVKFNDINLLDTALTHSSFVNENKNIYSNERLEFLGDSILQLCISEFLYNKYEQEPEGFLTKKRALIVCGNSLHEVAKEWNIGKYINMSKGEEMTGGRTRTSILSDCVEAIIASIYLDQGYATAKKFIIDNFNEIIQKANSDQIILDYKTKLQETIQKFGDYNIEYKLVSFDGPPHRRKFITEVLIDSEVKGVGEGYSKKEAEQNAAKEALKGLDNEKRN, from the coding sequence ATGAAAAAAAATAGAGAAAGTATTCTCAATGAAGTGGAAAACAAACTTAATGTTAAGTTTAATGATATAAATTTATTAGATACAGCCCTTACACATAGTTCTTTTGTTAATGAAAATAAAAATATATACTCAAATGAAAGATTAGAGTTTTTAGGTGATTCTATACTACAGTTGTGCATATCTGAGTTTTTATATAACAAATATGAACAGGAACCAGAAGGATTTTTAACTAAAAAAAGAGCTCTTATTGTTTGTGGGAATTCACTACATGAAGTAGCTAAAGAATGGAATATAGGAAAATATATAAATATGAGTAAGGGAGAAGAGATGACTGGTGGAAGAACTAGAACATCAATTCTTTCAGATTGTGTAGAAGCTATAATTGCATCTATTTATTTAGATCAAGGATATGCAACAGCTAAAAAATTTATAATAGATAATTTTAATGAAATAATTCAAAAAGCTAATAGTGACCAAATAATATTAGATTATAAAACAAAATTACAAGAGACTATACAAAAATTTGGAGATTATAACATAGAGTATAAATTAGTAAGTTTTGATGGACCTCCACATAGAAGAAAGTTTATTACTGAAGTTTTAATAGATTCTGAAGTAAAAGGCGTTGGAGAAGGTTACTCTAAAAAAGAGGCAGAGCAAAATGCAGCTAAAGAGGCATTAAAGGGTTTAGATAATGAAAAAAGAAACTAG
- a CDS encoding nucleotidyltransferase: protein MNITGIITEYNPLHKGHIYHIKESKRLTNCDGIVCIMSGNFVQRGIPSIIDKWSKTNLALQHGVDLVIELPTIYSLSSAEFFAFGSLSLLNSLGIINNLCFGSECGNINILKKIAKVLYKEPITFKNYLKTYLDSGLSYPLARSNALIKYFKDNYEIKYILHNSNNILGIEYCKSILKCNSNIVPYTIQRQGSNYNNCNLENNFSSATSIRNHLKTSQNINILESILPSETFNMISKKFSNNSLVFENSIFPFIKYKSFTNNNELENLPDVSEGLHNKIYKALEESSSYEDLISNIKSKRYTHTRISRILCQYFVGLESYDSHTLRNLPAPYAKILGFNNKGREILKEMKKSSSIPIYNKLPKHLNETLQLDIQGTRAYSLLNKNITPQADFTTSPIYFK, encoded by the coding sequence ATGAATATAACCGGAATTATAACAGAATATAACCCTCTACATAAAGGACATATTTATCATATTAAAGAATCTAAAAGACTTACTAATTGTGATGGAATTGTATGTATAATGAGTGGTAATTTTGTGCAAAGGGGAATTCCTTCAATTATAGATAAATGGAGTAAAACTAATCTTGCACTTCAACATGGTGTTGATTTAGTTATAGAATTACCAACTATATATAGTCTTTCATCCGCAGAATTTTTTGCTTTTGGATCATTAAGTTTATTAAATTCTTTAGGTATTATAAATAATTTATGCTTTGGAAGTGAATGTGGTAATATTAATATTTTAAAAAAAATTGCAAAAGTTCTATATAAAGAACCTATAACATTTAAAAATTACCTTAAAACTTATTTAGATAGTGGTCTTTCTTATCCTTTAGCAAGAAGTAATGCTTTAATTAAATACTTTAAAGATAATTATGAAATAAAATATATTCTTCATAATTCTAATAATATATTAGGTATAGAATATTGCAAAAGTATACTTAAATGTAATAGTAATATAGTTCCTTATACTATTCAAAGACAAGGTTCTAATTATAATAATTGTAATCTTGAAAATAATTTTTCTAGTGCAACTTCAATAAGAAATCATCTTAAAACATCACAAAATATAAATATTCTTGAAAGTATACTTCCTAGTGAAACTTTTAATATGATTTCTAAAAAGTTCTCTAATAATAGTTTAGTATTTGAAAACTCTATTTTCCCATTTATAAAATATAAATCTTTTACAAATAATAATGAACTAGAAAATTTACCTGACGTTTCAGAAGGATTGCATAATAAAATATATAAAGCTTTAGAAGAAAGTTCTTCTTATGAAGATTTAATATCAAATATTAAAAGCAAACGATATACTCATACGCGTATAAGTAGAATTTTATGTCAGTACTTTGTAGGACTAGAATCATATGATTCACATACTCTTAGAAATTTACCTGCTCCATATGCTAAAATATTAGGTTTCAATAATAAAGGAAGAGAAATTTTAAAAGAAATGAAAAAATCTAGTTCAATACCTATTTACAACAAACTTCCGAAACACCTTAATGAAACATTACAATTAGATATTCAGGGGACTCGTGCATACAGTCTTTTAAACAAAAACATTACTCCGCAAGCAGACTTTACAACATCACCTATTTATTTTAAGTAA
- a CDS encoding YceD family protein, which translates to MHIDISDLLGKRVTEKKVDISFEGKNIMFEGEDISFAEPVNIKGIFKLSGNIVDFSGKLSTVLSLNCSRCLEKFNYPLEIEINEEFSKQENDKDNDNDIIIINSDRVDFSPIIETNIILSLPMKKLCSEECKGLCSVCGVNLNHSTCDCDKNDIDPRLAKLGDFFAKN; encoded by the coding sequence ATGCATATTGATATTTCTGATTTGCTAGGAAAGAGAGTTACTGAAAAAAAGGTTGATATATCTTTTGAAGGCAAGAATATCATGTTTGAAGGAGAAGACATCTCCTTTGCAGAACCTGTTAATATTAAAGGTATTTTTAAATTATCAGGAAACATAGTAGATTTCAGCGGAAAATTAAGTACTGTACTTAGTCTTAATTGTTCTAGATGTCTTGAAAAGTTTAACTATCCTCTAGAAATCGAAATTAATGAGGAATTTTCTAAACAAGAAAATGATAAAGATAATGATAATGATATTATCATTATAAATAGTGATAGGGTAGATTTTTCACCAATCATTGAAACTAATATCATTTTGTCACTACCAATGAAAAAACTCTGCAGTGAAGAATGCAAGGGATTGTGTTCGGTATGTGGCGTTAATTTAAATCATTCAACATGTGATTGTGATAAGAATGATATTGATCCTAGACTTGCAAAACTAGGTGATTTTTTCGCAAAGAACTAA
- the rpmF gene encoding 50S ribosomal protein L32 translates to MAHPKRKMSKSKRDSRRAQTFKLSLPGIVECPQCHEMKLAHRVCKECGHYDGKEIVSKEN, encoded by the coding sequence ATGGCACATCCAAAGAGAAAAATGTCAAAATCTAAGAGAGATTCAAGAAGAGCTCAAACTTTTAAATTAAGCTTACCAGGAATCGTTGAGTGCCCACAATGCCACGAAATGAAGCTTGCTCATAGAGTGTGTAAAGAATGCGGACACTATGATGGTAAAGAAATAGTTTCAAAAGAAAATTAA
- the coaD gene encoding pantetheine-phosphate adenylyltransferase → MKTAVYSGSFDPITEGHLDIIRRAANIFDEVIVSVLINPSKTGLFNIEERVGLIKKVTKDIKNVKVESFHGLLVDYMKNKNAKVIIKGLRAVSDFEYELQMAQMNKKLDASIETVFMMTDPKYSYLSSSSIKQVVMFGGCIKGMVPEQVRYDVINKINKVR, encoded by the coding sequence ATGAAAACTGCAGTATACTCTGGAAGCTTTGATCCTATTACGGAGGGACATTTAGATATAATAAGAAGAGCAGCAAATATATTTGATGAAGTTATTGTTTCTGTACTTATAAATCCCAGTAAGACAGGTCTTTTTAACATAGAAGAAAGAGTAGGATTAATAAAAAAAGTTACAAAAGATATTAAAAATGTAAAAGTAGAAAGTTTTCATGGTCTTCTTGTTGACTATATGAAAAATAAGAATGCTAAGGTTATAATAAAAGGATTAAGAGCTGTTTCAGATTTTGAATATGAGCTTCAGATGGCTCAGATGAATAAGAAGTTAGATGCTTCTATAGAAACAGTATTTATGATGACTGATCCTAAGTATTCATATCTAAGTTCCTCTTCAATAAAGCAAGTAGTTATGTTTGGAGGATGTATAAAAGGAATGGTTCCAGAACAAGTTAGATATGACGTCATAAATAAAATTAATAAAGTAAGGTGA
- the plsX gene encoding phosphate acyltransferase PlsX, with amino-acid sequence MKIVVDGMGGDYSPHVVVKGCIEAVKEYNNIDIIITGPKELISDELSKYEYNKNKITILDAKDIITNNEHPVMAIRRKKESSIYKALELVKKGEADAVISAGSTGAFLAGATLVIGRIKGVNRPALAPIMPGKNGPFMIIDCGANAECKPNNLVQFAQMGEVYFENILKINNPTIGLVNIGSEEEKGNELTKEAHKLLKEKDFNFIGNVEPRDIPTGNTNVLVCDGFVGNTILKMYEGVASTIFSTLKEEIMSSFRTKIGGLLLKPVFNKFKKDYDYKEYGGAAFLGVEGICIKAHGSSDARAFKNAIKQAINFYDNKIIEKIKTHIEQKMI; translated from the coding sequence ATGAAGATAGTTGTAGATGGCATGGGCGGAGATTATTCACCACACGTAGTTGTAAAAGGATGTATAGAAGCTGTTAAAGAATACAATAATATAGATATAATAATAACAGGACCAAAAGAATTAATAAGTGACGAACTTTCAAAATATGAATATAATAAAAACAAAATAACTATACTAGATGCTAAAGATATTATTACTAATAATGAACATCCTGTAATGGCTATAAGAAGAAAAAAAGAATCTAGTATATATAAAGCTTTAGAATTAGTGAAAAAAGGAGAAGCAGATGCAGTTATATCTGCGGGAAGTACAGGAGCGTTTTTAGCAGGAGCAACTCTTGTTATAGGAAGAATTAAAGGGGTAAATAGACCAGCATTAGCACCTATAATGCCAGGGAAAAATGGACCTTTTATGATAATAGATTGTGGAGCCAATGCAGAATGTAAACCTAATAACTTAGTTCAATTTGCGCAAATGGGAGAAGTTTATTTTGAAAACATATTGAAAATAAATAATCCAACTATAGGTCTTGTAAATATAGGTTCAGAAGAAGAAAAGGGAAATGAACTTACTAAAGAAGCACATAAACTTTTAAAAGAAAAAGATTTTAATTTTATAGGTAATGTAGAACCTAGAGATATACCTACTGGTAATACTAATGTTCTAGTGTGTGATGGCTTTGTTGGAAATACAATTTTAAAAATGTATGAAGGTGTAGCATCTACTATATTTAGTACTTTAAAGGAAGAAATAATGTCTTCTTTTAGAACTAAAATTGGAGGATTACTTTTAAAACCTGTATTCAATAAATTTAAAAAAGATTATGATTATAAAGAATATGGTGGAGCAGCATTTTTAGGAGTTGAAGGAATATGTATAAAAGCTCATGGAAGTTCTGATGCTAGAGCTTTTAAAAATGCCATTAAGCAAGCTATAAACTTTTATGATAATAAGATAATTGAAAAAATTAAAACTCATATAGAACAAAAAATGATTTAA
- the rsmD gene encoding 16S rRNA (guanine(966)-N(2))-methyltransferase RsmD, which translates to MRIIAGRAKGKKILPPEDMVTRPTLDRVKENIFNIIQNRVVDAVVVDVFAGTGSLGLESVSRGAKQCYLIDRYPVTFKRLQQNVKDLRFENECTCLNMDSYAALKDFAKKNKKFDLIFVDPPYAKEMIPPAIEIIAEEKLLHEDGLIVCKIDSSEEIYKGNDDIVLVQDRRYGNTTVCFYAYKED; encoded by the coding sequence ATGAGAATTATTGCCGGAAGAGCAAAGGGAAAGAAAATTTTGCCACCAGAAGATATGGTTACAAGACCTACTTTAGACAGAGTAAAAGAGAACATATTTAATATAATTCAAAATAGAGTTGTAGATGCAGTTGTTGTAGATGTTTTTGCTGGAACAGGAAGTTTAGGATTAGAGTCTGTAAGTAGGGGAGCAAAACAATGTTATTTAATTGACAGATATCCTGTAACCTTTAAAAGATTACAACAAAATGTAAAAGATTTAAGATTTGAAAATGAATGTACATGTTTAAATATGGATTCTTATGCAGCATTAAAAGATTTTGCAAAAAAGAACAAAAAATTTGATTTGATTTTTGTTGATCCACCATATGCAAAAGAAATGATTCCACCAGCTATAGAAATAATAGCAGAAGAAAAGTTACTTCATGAAGATGGATTAATAGTTTGTAAAATTGATTCTAGTGAAGAAATATATAAAGGTAATGATGATATAGTTTTAGTGCAAGATAGAAGATATGGAAATACAACTGTTTGTTTCTATGCATATAAGGAGGACTAA
- the ylbJ gene encoding sporulation integral membrane protein YlbJ gives MIILIFLLLILIAISILIFKLFKSKNITLYKNLLITAFCTILILNIVTAPKICLNSALYGGKLFISSVFPSIFPFLVIINIMISFDGINIYSKLLGNIICRPLRLPKNCSVVLIVSILCGYPLGAKYACDLYEKNAIDLHTCHRLINIASNPSPIFVLGAVGASMLKNPNLGFLILLSTYLSCIVMAIIIPSKKQNYSIKNITTTSIDNSNTLGDILKYSVDNALKTAFAIGGFIIFFSVLISIIKNNTLSDIVLKNVSIIFNISQTTLEGFCFGLLEMTNGCNLLSNANINTMYKISIISFLLAFSGLSIISQTYSIIYKSKISLGQYIKRKFIQGILCSIITIILYKINIFNLCKPTFSQNVLSINEHLFTNLIIIQILLLIIPALIHYIRKLFRSIS, from the coding sequence ATGATTATACTCATTTTCTTATTATTAATATTGATAGCTATATCAATATTAATTTTTAAATTATTTAAATCAAAAAACATAACATTATATAAAAATTTATTAATTACAGCTTTCTGTACAATATTAATATTAAACATTGTTACAGCTCCTAAAATATGTTTAAATTCAGCTTTATATGGGGGAAAATTATTTATATCCTCTGTTTTTCCGTCAATTTTTCCATTTTTAGTTATTATAAATATAATGATAAGTTTCGATGGCATAAATATTTATTCAAAGTTATTAGGTAACATAATCTGTAGACCCTTGAGATTACCTAAAAATTGTTCTGTAGTATTAATTGTAAGTATTTTATGTGGATATCCTTTAGGTGCTAAATATGCTTGTGATCTATATGAAAAAAACGCTATAGATTTACATACTTGTCATCGTCTTATTAACATAGCTTCAAACCCTAGTCCAATTTTTGTTTTAGGAGCTGTAGGTGCATCAATGCTTAAAAATCCCAATTTAGGTTTCTTAATACTTTTATCTACCTACTTGTCATGTATAGTTATGGCTATAATTATACCTTCTAAAAAACAAAATTACTCTATAAAAAACATCACCACTACATCCATAGATAACAGTAACACTTTAGGAGATATTTTAAAATATAGTGTAGATAATGCTCTTAAAACAGCCTTTGCAATAGGAGGATTTATAATCTTTTTTTCTGTTTTAATTTCAATAATAAAAAACAATACCTTATCAGATATTGTTTTGAAAAATGTTTCTATAATTTTTAATATATCTCAAACCACTTTAGAAGGTTTTTGTTTTGGATTATTAGAAATGACTAATGGATGTAACTTACTATCAAACGCTAATATAAATACTATGTATAAAATCTCCATTATAAGCTTTCTTTTAGCTTTTAGTGGTTTATCTATTATTTCTCAAACATACTCTATTATTTATAAATCTAAAATATCCTTAGGCCAATATATTAAAAGAAAATTTATTCAAGGAATTCTTTGTAGCATTATAACAATTATACTTTACAAAATTAATATATTTAATCTTTGTAAACCTACATTTTCTCAAAATGTTTTAAGTATAAATGAACATTTGTTTACTAATTTAATAATAATACAAATTTTATTACTTATAATTCCCGCTTTAATCCATTATATTCGCAAACTATTTAGGAGTATTTCTTAG
- a CDS encoding stage V sporulation protein S — MEILKVSAKSQPKSVAGALAAVLRESGSVEVQAVGAGAVNQAVKALAITRGFVAPNGIDLVVIPAFSQISIDGEERTAIKFIVEPR; from the coding sequence ATGGAAATATTAAAAGTATCAGCTAAATCTCAACCAAAATCAGTAGCAGGTGCACTCGCAGCTGTATTAAGAGAATCTGGGAGTGTAGAAGTGCAAGCAGTAGGAGCTGGAGCAGTAAATCAAGCAGTTAAAGCATTAGCGATTACAAGAGGATTTGTAGCACCTAATGGTATAGACTTGGTAGTTATTCCTGCATTTTCTCAAATATCAATAGATGGAGAAGAAAGGACAGCTATAAAATTTATAGTTGAACCTAGATAA
- the acpP gene encoding acyl carrier protein: MVFEKVKQIIADQLGLDENTIDMDSLFVDDLGADSLDVVELIMALEEEFDIEIPDEDAEKANKVGDVVEYISSHVDEE; encoded by the coding sequence ATGGTTTTTGAAAAAGTAAAACAGATTATAGCTGACCAACTTGGTCTTGATGAAAATACAATAGATATGGATTCATTATTTGTGGACGACTTAGGCGCTGACTCATTAGATGTAGTTGAACTTATAATGGCGTTAGAAGAAGAATTTGATATTGAGATACCTGACGAAGATGCTGAAAAAGCAAATAAAGTTGGAGATGTAGTAGAATATATAAGTTCTCATGTTGATGAAGAATAG
- a CDS encoding acetate/propionate family kinase, which yields MKILVINCGSSSLKYQLIDMLSEEPIAQGLVERIGIQGSVLTHKVNGKKHVIEEEMKDHKKAIALVLDALVNEEYGVIKNMDEISAVGHRVVHGGEKYAESVLIDDEVMEALEEFIKLAPLHNPPNITGINACKELMPTTPMVAVFDTAFHQTLPDYAYMYSLPHDLYEKYGIRKYGFHGTSHKYVSSVAAEILGKDIESLKLVTCHLGNGSSLAAVKNGKCVDTSMGFTPLAGLTMGTRCGDIDPAVVTFLIKELNYSVDDVNKLMNKESGVLGISGISSDFRDILKAAAEGNERAELALNMFKNKVIQYIGAYTAVMGGVDAIIFTAGVGENSEPIRKRIVSELGFLGIKLDLEKNKVMGEIETISTEDSKVKVLVIPTNEELMIAKDTKEIVEKSNIK from the coding sequence ATGAAAATTTTAGTTATAAACTGCGGAAGTTCATCTTTAAAATATCAACTTATAGATATGCTTTCAGAAGAACCTATAGCTCAAGGATTAGTTGAGAGAATAGGAATACAAGGTTCTGTTTTAACTCATAAGGTTAATGGAAAAAAACATGTAATTGAAGAAGAAATGAAAGATCATAAAAAGGCAATTGCATTAGTTCTTGATGCATTAGTTAATGAGGAATATGGAGTTATAAAGAATATGGATGAAATATCTGCTGTAGGACATAGAGTTGTTCATGGTGGAGAAAAATATGCAGAATCTGTTTTAATAGATGATGAAGTGATGGAAGCTTTAGAAGAATTTATAAAGCTTGCACCATTACATAATCCACCAAATATTACAGGCATAAATGCATGTAAGGAATTAATGCCAACTACTCCTATGGTAGCTGTATTTGACACTGCATTCCATCAAACATTACCTGATTATGCATACATGTATTCATTACCTCATGATTTATATGAGAAATATGGAATAAGAAAATATGGATTCCACGGAACTTCTCACAAATATGTTTCATCAGTTGCAGCTGAGATATTAGGAAAAGATATAGAATCTTTAAAACTAGTTACTTGTCACTTAGGTAATGGTTCTAGTTTAGCAGCAGTTAAAAATGGTAAGTGTGTAGATACAAGCATGGGATTTACCCCTCTTGCAGGATTAACTATGGGAACAAGATGTGGAGATATAGATCCAGCAGTAGTTACATTCTTAATAAAAGAATTAAATTATTCAGTTGATGATGTTAATAAATTAATGAATAAAGAGTCTGGAGTACTTGGAATTTCAGGCATAAGTAGTGACTTTAGAGATATATTAAAAGCAGCTGCTGAAGGAAATGAAAGAGCAGAACTTGCTTTAAATATGTTTAAAAATAAAGTTATTCAATATATTGGAGCTTATACTGCTGTTATGGGTGGTGTTGATGCCATAATATTTACAGCAGGTGTTGGAGAAAATAGTGAACCTATAAGAAAGAGAATAGTTAGTGAACTTGGATTCTTAGGAATTAAGTTAGATTTAGAAAAGAATAAAGTTATGGGTGAAATTGAAACAATTAGTACAGAAGATTCAAAGGTAAAGGTACTAGTTATTCCAACTAATGAAGAGTTAATGATTGCTAAGGATACAAAAGAAATAGTTGAAAAAAGCAACATAAAATAG
- a CDS encoding elongator complex protein 3: MKKETRHYIIPIFVPHEGCPHDCVFCNQNSITGSSSKVDGNFVKNTIEEYLKTINKENSIIEVSFFGGTFTAIDINKQNELLRVAKHYKDLGKIDYIHLSTRPDYIDDNILKNLKEYSADVIELGVQSLDDEVLLKSGRGHTVDDVVKASKLIKEYGFVLGLQVMLGLPGDNFEKDIYTAKKVIDLKPEIARIYPALVVKNTPMETMYINNKYKPYTLEEAIEVGQIVYSMLVANDINVIRVGLQPTEEINYGGELVAGPFHPAFRELIEGSIYNNILLEEIKKLNAEKIIVHINNKDISKLYAYKKKFFNAMISCVNTKKVIILQDKLIKRGNILIENDEKDIKISLKEILEKKYKEGYLEIL, from the coding sequence ATGAAAAAAGAAACTAGACATTATATAATTCCTATATTTGTCCCTCATGAGGGATGCCCTCATGATTGTGTCTTTTGTAATCAAAATTCTATAACAGGATCTTCAAGTAAAGTAGATGGAAATTTCGTTAAAAATACTATAGAAGAGTATTTAAAAACAATAAATAAAGAAAATTCTATTATAGAGGTTTCTTTTTTTGGAGGAACTTTTACTGCTATAGATATAAATAAGCAAAATGAACTTTTAAGAGTTGCTAAACATTATAAAGATTTAGGCAAAATAGATTATATACATTTATCTACTAGACCTGATTATATAGATGATAATATATTGAAAAATTTAAAGGAGTATTCTGCAGATGTAATAGAATTAGGAGTACAATCTTTAGATGATGAGGTTCTTTTAAAATCAGGAAGAGGTCATACTGTTGATGACGTTGTAAAAGCATCTAAGCTTATTAAAGAGTATGGTTTTGTTTTAGGACTTCAAGTTATGTTAGGATTACCAGGAGATAATTTTGAGAAAGACATATATACAGCGAAAAAGGTAATAGATTTGAAACCTGAAATAGCAAGAATCTATCCTGCGTTAGTTGTTAAAAATACTCCTATGGAAACTATGTACATAAATAATAAATATAAACCATATACATTAGAAGAAGCCATTGAAGTAGGACAGATAGTATATTCTATGCTAGTTGCTAATGATATAAATGTTATTAGGGTGGGACTTCAACCTACAGAAGAAATAAATTATGGTGGAGAATTAGTTGCAGGTCCGTTTCATCCTGCTTTTAGAGAATTAATAGAAGGAAGTATATATAATAATATACTTTTAGAAGAAATAAAAAAACTTAACGCTGAAAAAATAATAGTTCATATTAATAATAAAGATATTTCAAAATTATATGCATACAAAAAGAAATTTTTTAATGCCATGATTTCTTGTGTTAATACAAAAAAAGTTATTATTCTACAAGATAAACTAATAAAAAGAGGAAATATTTTAATAGAAAATGACGAAAAAGATATAAAAATATCATTGAAAGAAATTTTAGAAAAAAAGTATAAAGAAGGATATTTAGAAATTTTATAG